One segment of Thermodesulfovibrio sp. 3907-1M DNA contains the following:
- a CDS encoding DUF116 domain-containing protein produces MKAWIHFLRGFILKILYPVLMLVGAFLKSKKAEFQAYIVKLNNLLVMRDSVNPRKILLLLPHCIQNSKCDVRLTFDVYKCRRCGSCKVKYLIELAETYNVSIAIATGGTIARKVVKEIKPDAIVAVACERDLSSGIVDTYPIPVIGILNERPFGPCIDTTVNLQKVEEAIKWFINHQEKR; encoded by the coding sequence ATGAAGGCGTGGATTCATTTTCTTAGAGGTTTTATTCTTAAGATTCTTTATCCTGTCTTAATGCTTGTGGGAGCATTTTTAAAATCTAAAAAGGCTGAATTTCAGGCATACATTGTAAAGCTTAACAATCTTCTCGTTATGCGTGATAGTGTGAATCCAAGAAAAATACTTCTTTTGCTTCCTCACTGTATTCAGAACTCAAAGTGCGATGTCAGGCTTACCTTTGATGTTTATAAATGTCGTAGATGTGGAAGCTGTAAAGTAAAATATTTAATTGAACTTGCTGAGACTTACAATGTATCAATTGCCATTGCTACTGGAGGAACAATTGCAAGAAAAGTAGTAAAGGAGATTAAACCGGATGCGATTGTTGCAGTTGCCTGTGAAAGGGATCTCTCAAGTGGAATAGTTGATACTTATCCAATTCCTGTTATTGGAATTCTCAATGAGAGACCATTTGGTCCATGCATTGACACCACAGTAAATCTTCAGAAAGTTGAGGAAGCAATTAAATGGTTTATAAATCACCAAGAAAAACGGTAG
- the rsmB gene encoding 16S rRNA (cytosine(967)-C(5))-methyltransferase RsmB, whose product MVYKSPRKTVVAILSTVLYKKKSLKSLLTDEVLSSFHKPDRAFLIEVLYGTLRNLYLIDFLLEGFFKDKTRLSPFTVNNLRSAVYQLLFMRLPEYAVTFEAVNVEKSFNGNPSVVNAILRNFIKQYSGKSLQDIVKSNLSLSIKYSHPEWLIRRWLKRFSHEDVEHLLKANNEKPPFTIAVKPEERATVADYLTEKGFKVEFSEAVSSGLKLYGQGYEIRQALREASFFWIVQDEASQLVCFLLESFEGARILDACASPGGKTLLTAALMKKGEIICIENNRVRFKTLQENINRLKKFVPHVKIKPQLADIRQIEFKYFFERIILDAPCSSTGVIRRNPDVRYRVSEEEIKRLSEIQKHMIEKVSHFLAKDGILLYSVCSTEPEEAEEVIESFLQKHDEFSSINKLRTYPHTHGMDGFFMAKLLRIK is encoded by the coding sequence ATGGTTTATAAATCACCAAGAAAAACGGTAGTTGCAATCTTAAGCACTGTATTGTATAAAAAAAAATCTTTGAAATCCCTGCTTACTGATGAAGTTCTCTCATCTTTTCATAAGCCTGATAGAGCATTTCTCATAGAAGTTTTATATGGCACACTAAGAAATCTATATCTCATTGATTTTTTACTTGAAGGTTTTTTTAAAGACAAAACAAGGCTTTCTCCTTTTACAGTAAACAATCTAAGATCAGCAGTCTATCAACTGCTGTTTATGAGACTGCCAGAATATGCTGTGACTTTTGAGGCTGTAAATGTTGAAAAAAGCTTTAATGGGAATCCTTCGGTTGTAAATGCCATATTGAGAAATTTCATAAAACAGTATTCTGGTAAAAGTTTGCAGGACATTGTTAAAAGCAACTTATCTCTTTCAATAAAATACTCCCATCCAGAGTGGCTTATCAGAAGATGGCTCAAAAGATTTTCCCATGAAGATGTAGAGCATCTTCTTAAAGCAAATAATGAAAAACCGCCATTTACAATTGCTGTTAAGCCTGAAGAAAGAGCTACTGTGGCTGATTACTTAACAGAAAAGGGCTTTAAAGTAGAGTTTTCAGAAGCTGTTTCATCGGGATTAAAACTATATGGACAGGGCTATGAAATAAGACAGGCTCTCAGGGAGGCTTCATTTTTCTGGATTGTTCAGGATGAAGCTTCTCAGCTTGTTTGTTTTCTTTTAGAGTCCTTTGAGGGTGCAAGAATTCTTGATGCTTGTGCAAGCCCTGGTGGTAAGACACTTCTTACAGCAGCTTTGATGAAAAAGGGAGAAATTATCTGCATTGAAAATAACAGAGTAAGGTTTAAAACTTTGCAGGAAAACATTAACAGATTGAAAAAATTTGTCCCTCATGTAAAAATAAAGCCTCAGCTTGCAGACATTCGTCAGATAGAGTTTAAATACTTCTTTGAAAGAATTATTCTTGATGCACCCTGTTCTTCAACGGGAGTTATAAGAAGAAATCCTGATGTAAGATACAGAGTAAGTGAAGAAGAGATTAAAAGGCTTTCAGAAATTCAAAAACATATGATTGAAAAGGTCTCACATTTTTTAGCTAAAGACGGTATTCTTTTATACTCTGTTTGTTCAACAGAGCCAGAGGAGGCAGAAGAAGTAATTGAAAGTTTTTTACAGAAGCATGATGAATTTAGTAGTATAAATAAGTTACGAACATATCCGCACACACACGGAATGGATGGATTTTTCATGGCTAAGCTTTTGAGAATTAAATGA
- a CDS encoding PASTA domain-containing protein — protein MRRVLYIAGAIFGGFLAGYLSLTLFVSGGTIEVPDLRGKDIVQANQILKEKGLYIRIDGEEYSEMPTGTVSRQSPPAGTKIKKGREIGVIMSKGLRFTVFPDVRGMSYDEAEKVLNEKGIPIEKVIKIHSDKYPEATVIAQSPEPQEGGKAVKLIVSLGQKEEEQ, from the coding sequence ATGAGAAGAGTGTTATACATAGCAGGAGCAATATTTGGAGGCTTTTTAGCAGGTTATCTTTCTTTGACTCTCTTTGTTTCAGGAGGAACCATAGAAGTTCCTGACTTAAGAGGGAAAGACATTGTACAGGCAAATCAAATACTTAAGGAAAAGGGACTTTACATACGAATTGATGGAGAAGAGTATTCAGAAATGCCTACAGGAACAGTTTCAAGACAATCTCCACCCGCAGGAACAAAGATTAAAAAAGGAAGAGAAATTGGAGTAATAATGAGTAAGGGATTGAGGTTTACAGTTTTTCCTGATGTAAGAGGAATGAGTTATGATGAGGCTGAAAAAGTTTTAAATGAGAAAGGTATTCCCATAGAAAAAGTTATAAAGATTCATTCAGACAAATATCCTGAAGCCACTGTTATAGCACAGTCACCCGAGCCACAGGAAGGAGGAAAGGCAGTGAAGTTAATTGTAAGTCTTGGACAAAAGGAGGAAGAACAATGA
- the rpe gene encoding ribulose-phosphate 3-epimerase, translated as MTLIAPSILSADFGRLAEEVKLAEQAGADMIHIDVMDGCFVPNITIGPLVVEAVKNATALPLDVHLMIVSPEKYIDDFVKAGADIITVHVEACVHLHRTVWQIKEHGTKAGVSLNPATSLSSIEEIMQDIDLILIMSVNPGFGGQQFIPSSIDKINRAKKMVLSRGCSAMIEVDGGVKLENAKEIVRAGADILVIGSAFFGQKDYRVFMENLNRELYGD; from the coding sequence ATGACACTTATAGCTCCATCAATACTTTCTGCTGATTTTGGAAGGCTTGCTGAAGAGGTTAAGCTTGCAGAGCAGGCTGGTGCAGACATGATTCATATAGATGTAATGGATGGATGCTTTGTTCCCAACATAACGATAGGTCCTCTCGTAGTGGAAGCAGTCAAGAATGCAACAGCACTTCCACTTGATGTTCATCTGATGATTGTAAGCCCGGAAAAATATATTGATGATTTTGTTAAGGCAGGAGCAGACATTATTACAGTTCATGTTGAGGCATGTGTGCATCTTCACAGAACAGTGTGGCAGATAAAAGAGCATGGAACGAAAGCAGGAGTCTCTTTAAATCCTGCAACTTCACTTTCTTCAATTGAAGAAATCATGCAGGATATTGACTTAATCTTAATTATGTCGGTTAATCCAGGTTTTGGTGGGCAGCAATTTATTCCTTCTTCAATTGACAAAATTAACAGAGCTAAAAAGATGGTTTTATCTCGTGGCTGTTCAGCAATGATTGAAGTAGATGGAGGAGTAAAGCTTGAAAATGCAAAAGAGATTGTTCGGGCAGGAGCAGACATTCTTGTAATTGGTTCAGCATTTTTTGGGCAGAAAGATTACAGAGTATTTATGGAAAATCTGAATAGGGAGTTATATGGAGATTAA
- a CDS encoding tetratricopeptide repeat protein → MEIKKIIEKAEKLRLNGYFKESLQLWRKIYKKAIKNNDLELSVDCLIVIADLNRIIGKFKKAALLYNEALEVSDILYNRLAKADALVGLALTKKAIGQWKDALKFVRLSRKIYENHKDKKGIAFTLWAEGSIWRFGGRIKKSLQSFNQALLHFKKLREKQSLGYVYCGLGGSSRIYGNYEDSMKYYKMANEIFHKIGDRFGLAYSFCGIGNAYRMINDFKNSERNFRKALNIYSKIGDIVSSSYTLWSMAMVYILQKQYRKALQYIEKAEKNFKNCNDPRGLIYCKLQRGMLHYLNRRKKMAMKYFNEAWKEAQNHDFALEKKYAQALINRKYSLPYNIP, encoded by the coding sequence ATGGAGATTAAAAAAATTATTGAAAAAGCTGAAAAACTAAGGCTGAATGGTTATTTTAAAGAATCTTTACAGCTGTGGAGAAAAATTTATAAGAAGGCGATTAAAAACAATGATTTGGAGCTTTCTGTTGACTGTTTAATAGTGATTGCAGACCTGAACAGAATTATTGGAAAATTTAAAAAAGCAGCACTTCTTTATAATGAAGCCTTAGAAGTTTCAGATATTTTATATAACAGACTCGCTAAAGCAGACGCCTTGGTAGGACTTGCTCTTACAAAAAAGGCAATAGGTCAATGGAAAGATGCTTTAAAATTTGTGAGACTTTCAAGAAAGATTTATGAAAATCATAAGGATAAAAAAGGAATTGCCTTTACGCTGTGGGCTGAAGGCAGTATATGGAGATTTGGAGGAAGAATAAAAAAATCATTACAGTCTTTTAATCAAGCACTATTGCACTTTAAGAAACTTAGAGAAAAACAGAGTCTTGGATATGTTTACTGCGGGCTTGGTGGAAGCTCAAGAATCTATGGTAATTATGAAGATTCAATGAAATACTACAAAATGGCAAATGAGATATTTCATAAAATTGGAGATAGATTTGGATTGGCTTACTCTTTTTGTGGTATAGGTAATGCTTACAGAATGATAAATGATTTTAAAAATTCGGAAAGAAATTTCAGAAAGGCTTTAAATATTTACAGTAAAATCGGTGATATTGTAAGCTCATCTTATACCCTTTGGAGCATGGCAATGGTGTATATTTTGCAGAAGCAGTATAGGAAGGCTCTCCAGTATATTGAAAAAGCCGAAAAAAACTTCAAAAACTGCAATGACCCCCGCGGACTAATATATTGCAAACTTCAAAGAGGCATGCTCCATTATCTAAACAGAAGAAAAAAAATGGCAATGAAATATTTTAATGAAGCATGGAAAGAAGCTCAAAATCACGATTTTGCACTTGAGAAAAAATATGCTCAGGCTTTAATTAATAGGAAGTATTCTTTGCCTTATAATATTCCATAG
- a CDS encoding CDP-alcohol phosphatidyltransferase family protein, translating to MMTNARVITVPNILSCLRIFLVPFFIIAMNSKDYSAALKIVIVAGLTDSLDGIIARKFNQISKLGVFLDPLADKLLLLSIMITFYINELAPKWFIILVFIRDAFVATGWLEIYLRKRKITKPTLLGKISNASQVIMFGYILLSTNFDIPSIPQIGYFLVSFLAIVSLFQYILIRFKDGKIRS from the coding sequence ATGATGACAAATGCAAGGGTAATAACAGTTCCAAATATACTGAGTTGTCTCCGCATATTTCTTGTGCCCTTTTTCATTATTGCGATGAACTCAAAGGACTACTCAGCAGCGTTAAAAATTGTAATTGTTGCAGGGTTAACTGACAGCCTTGATGGAATTATTGCAAGAAAATTTAATCAGATATCAAAGCTTGGAGTGTTTCTTGACCCTCTGGCAGATAAACTTCTTCTCTTAAGTATTATGATAACTTTTTACATCAATGAACTTGCACCAAAATGGTTTATAATACTGGTTTTCATAAGAGATGCATTTGTAGCTACTGGATGGTTAGAAATTTACCTAAGAAAAAGAAAAATAACAAAACCAACACTGCTTGGCAAGATAAGCAATGCCTCACAGGTAATCATGTTTGGCTATATTCTTCTTTCCACAAACTTTGACATTCCCTCAATACCTCAAATTGGATATTTCTTGGTAAGCTTCCTTGCAATTGTCTCACTATTTCAATACATATTGATAAGATTTAAAGATGGCAAAATCAGGAGTTAA
- a CDS encoding DUF512 domain-containing protein — translation MAKSGVKIEYINPGSPAQKAGLKEGDIILSINRHSVKDAVDLMFYADEDFLKITVERDGKKISFNIKKRAKPIGIEVEPFRIKRCVNKCLFCFVEQLPKGLRRSLYVKDEDYRASFLYGNYITLTNLTQKDYERIKKLRLSPLYISVHATEPEIRNTLLGNFEAPPVMIELKKLAKIKIRMHTQIVLCPGFNDGEILEKTISDLYKLYPYVSSVAIVPVGLTKYHKNGLTPVTKDKAEEVIKTVERFQRRFRKKHGVSFVYLADEFYIKAERPFPPLSFYDELPQIENGVGMVPLFMHKAAKLNIPSMSLKKRFVTFTGASFYPYLCEFIEKLKKKNIPIDVYPLKNNMFGETVTVTGLLTGEDIIKGLASCVEPGDLLLIPDVTMKDSEDMFIDNLKISDIEKILQIKAIKINSEPESLLKAIKT, via the coding sequence ATGGCAAAATCAGGAGTTAAAATTGAATACATAAATCCTGGAAGTCCCGCTCAAAAAGCAGGATTAAAAGAAGGAGATATAATACTATCAATAAACAGGCATTCTGTCAAGGATGCAGTTGATTTAATGTTCTATGCTGATGAGGATTTTCTCAAAATTACAGTTGAAAGAGATGGCAAAAAAATAAGCTTTAATATTAAAAAGAGAGCAAAGCCTATTGGCATTGAAGTAGAGCCCTTCAGAATAAAGAGATGCGTAAATAAGTGTTTGTTTTGTTTTGTTGAGCAGCTTCCAAAGGGATTAAGAAGGTCTTTATATGTTAAAGATGAAGACTACAGAGCGAGCTTTCTTTATGGAAATTATATTACATTGACAAATCTCACCCAGAAGGACTATGAAAGGATAAAAAAACTAAGACTGAGCCCTCTTTATATCTCTGTTCATGCTACAGAGCCTGAGATAAGAAACACTCTTTTAGGAAATTTTGAAGCTCCACCAGTTATGATTGAGTTAAAAAAACTTGCAAAGATCAAAATCAGGATGCATACTCAGATAGTGCTCTGTCCCGGGTTTAATGATGGAGAAATACTTGAAAAAACAATCTCAGATCTTTACAAACTTTATCCCTATGTATCTTCAGTAGCCATTGTTCCCGTAGGACTTACAAAATATCATAAAAATGGACTTACTCCTGTAACAAAAGATAAAGCTGAAGAAGTAATAAAAACTGTTGAAAGATTTCAGAGACGCTTCAGAAAAAAACATGGAGTTAGCTTTGTTTATCTTGCCGATGAGTTTTACATTAAAGCTGAAAGACCTTTTCCGCCGCTTAGTTTCTATGACGAGCTTCCTCAGATTGAAAATGGAGTTGGAATGGTTCCATTGTTTATGCATAAAGCAGCAAAACTGAATATACCATCAATGAGTTTAAAAAAAAGATTTGTTACCTTTACAGGAGCGTCTTTTTATCCATATCTTTGTGAGTTTATTGAAAAACTTAAGAAAAAAAACATTCCAATTGATGTTTATCCTCTAAAAAACAACATGTTTGGAGAAACAGTAACAGTAACAGGACTTTTAACTGGCGAGGACATAATCAAAGGGTTAGCTTCATGTGTGGAGCCTGGAGACTTACTTCTTATCCCTGATGTCACAATGAAGGATTCTGAAGACATGTTCATAGATAATTTAAAAATAAGTGATATTGAAAAGATTTTACAGATTAAAGCAATAAAAATTAATTCAGAACCAGAATCTCTTTTGAAGGCAATCAAAACTTAA
- the cas2 gene encoding CRISPR-associated endonuclease Cas2: protein MKAPYLVCYDIADEKRLARIYKLMKGKGLHLQYSVFYCVLTIHELRNLKDNLKKLIHPKYDDVRIYPLSKDSLVAVLGCGAKIPDGVEVFM, encoded by the coding sequence ATGAAAGCACCTTATCTTGTATGTTATGACATAGCTGATGAAAAAAGACTTGCAAGAATTTACAAATTAATGAAAGGGAAAGGACTCCATCTTCAATACTCTGTTTTTTATTGTGTTCTTACAATTCATGAGCTTAGAAATTTAAAAGATAATCTGAAAAAACTGATTCATCCAAAATACGATGATGTGCGAATTTATCCGCTCTCTAAAGATTCACTGGTTGCGGTGCTGGGTTGTGGAGCTAAAATTCCCGATGGAGTGGAGGTTTTTATGTGA
- a CDS encoding CRISPR-associated endonuclease Cas1, whose translation MQRTLYLIERGNRINLHADGPSLLITSRNKAARRIPVNAIDKVVVIGNIRIDADSITLCADNNIPLLFISQGNTEKAFILPYNHKLPRHYKEQRIIIQSEDTQRRYRKWIQTRKTMMQMQILREIFKKFRLPDEIGEGNYQFIINKIGQRYATWSMIKDIVENFIRAIILGRILNAGLDPHFGIINRRVNFGLLLDLSLIFEPEADLQTIKFFQSNSVKIENNELSESNIKSIIDRFESRRESIFQLAETVIDEFFEIMKDLRK comes from the coding sequence ATGCAAAGGACATTATATCTGATTGAACGAGGAAACAGAATAAATTTACATGCCGATGGACCCTCGCTTTTGATAACCTCTCGAAATAAGGCGGCACGAAGAATTCCTGTAAATGCAATTGATAAAGTTGTAGTAATCGGCAATATTAGAATTGATGCTGATTCAATTACTCTTTGCGCTGACAATAACATACCATTGCTTTTTATTTCACAAGGAAATACAGAAAAAGCTTTTATTTTACCATACAATCATAAACTTCCCAGGCATTATAAAGAGCAAAGGATAATTATTCAATCAGAAGATACACAAAGGCGATACAGAAAATGGATTCAGACAAGAAAGACCATGATGCAGATGCAGATTTTAAGAGAAATATTTAAAAAATTCCGTCTTCCAGATGAGATTGGCGAGGGAAATTATCAGTTTATAATCAATAAAATTGGCCAGAGATACGCCACATGGAGCATGATAAAAGATATAGTTGAAAACTTTATCAGAGCAATAATTTTAGGAAGAATCCTTAATGCAGGATTAGATCCTCACTTTGGAATAATCAACAGAAGAGTTAATTTTGGATTATTACTTGATCTTTCACTGATCTTTGAACCAGAGGCAGATCTTCAAACAATAAAGTTCTTCCAGTCCAACAGTGTAAAAATTGAAAATAATGAACTTTCAGAGAGTAATATAAAAAGCATAATTGACAGATTTGAATCAAGAAGGGAAAGCATCTTTCAACTTGCTGAAACTGTTATTGATGAATTTTTTGAAATAATGAAGGATCTAAGAAAATGA
- the cas1 gene encoding CRISPR-associated endonuclease Cas1 produces MGTVFIDRKDIYLKTDGNSIEFYYRGKKEGSLPITPLKRVVIVGNVKLQTTVIHKLIKNNVTVVFFTGKLKYIGTIYGSLHNNGFLRVKQYEKSTNEFALKLAKEIVEKKISSNIEFLKEIVNIKPILSMHVTETIENLQNKINSVKTALSIDSLRGIEGTAQALYFSIYTKLYPNSYGFTKRTRRPPLDPVNAMLSFCYTLLHYETVREIQLIGLDPTIGFYHQFEYGRESLACDIVEMFRVDVDRLVYELFKERHITARDFMKDMTQGGVYLKKSGRKKFYPLYEQWAQPMRQKLRDTLRAIARRIVDAKDIISD; encoded by the coding sequence ATGGGCACAGTTTTCATAGATAGAAAGGACATCTATTTAAAAACCGATGGAAACTCAATTGAATTTTACTACAGAGGGAAAAAAGAAGGAAGTCTTCCTATTACTCCCTTAAAAAGAGTTGTAATAGTCGGAAATGTTAAACTCCAAACAACTGTAATTCATAAGTTGATAAAAAATAATGTTACAGTAGTTTTTTTTACTGGAAAACTTAAATATATTGGCACAATTTATGGCTCATTGCATAATAATGGATTTTTAAGAGTAAAACAGTATGAAAAATCAACTAATGAATTTGCTCTTAAACTGGCAAAAGAGATTGTGGAGAAGAAAATCTCATCAAATATTGAATTTTTGAAGGAAATAGTAAATATCAAACCTATTCTTTCAATGCATGTGACAGAAACTATAGAAAACTTACAAAATAAAATTAATTCAGTCAAAACTGCCTTATCCATTGACTCATTGAGAGGCATTGAAGGCACAGCACAGGCACTTTATTTTTCAATATATACAAAGCTATATCCAAACTCATATGGCTTTACAAAAAGAACACGCAGACCTCCACTGGATCCTGTAAATGCCATGCTTAGCTTTTGCTATACTCTGCTTCATTATGAAACAGTAAGAGAGATTCAACTTATCGGACTTGACCCTACAATTGGTTTTTATCATCAGTTTGAATATGGAAGGGAATCTCTTGCCTGTGACATTGTGGAAATGTTCAGAGTTGATGTTGACAGACTCGTATATGAACTTTTCAAAGAAAGGCATATTACTGCGCGAGATTTTATGAAAGATATGACACAAGGAGGAGTTTATCTGAAAAAATCAGGTAGGAAAAAGTTTTATCCTCTTTATGAGCAATGGGCACAGCCAATGAGGCAAAAATTAAGAGACACCTTAAGAGCCATTGCAAGGAGGATAGTTGATGCAAAGGACATTATATCTGATTGA
- the cas2 gene encoding CRISPR-associated endonuclease Cas2, with amino-acid sequence MRSLFIIAYDITDERRLAQIRYFLKGYSTGGQRSVYECFLIPEEVRFIISKLKRLINPYEDRVHIFRIDGHCTVHTLGIAVLPKDPSYFYIG; translated from the coding sequence ATGAGGAGTCTATTCATAATAGCCTATGATATAACTGATGAACGAAGACTGGCACAGATAAGATATTTTCTCAAAGGCTACAGCACCGGTGGACAACGCTCTGTTTATGAATGTTTTTTAATACCTGAAGAGGTTAGATTCATTATAAGCAAGCTTAAAAGACTGATAAATCCATATGAAGACAGAGTTCACATATTCAGAATTGACGGACACTGTACAGTGCATACCCTGGGAATAGCAGTCTTACCAAAAGACCCTTCTTACTTTTACATAGGATAA
- the cas6 gene encoding CRISPR system precrRNA processing endoribonuclease RAMP protein Cas6, whose amino-acid sequence MQINYKILEFTIKAETELKLPDFKGSAFRGGFGNVFRQITCVLKRYNCVECPLKGKCIYAYVFETVSDGASEFLNMHKYEKVPHPFIFEPPLSRKNTFQPEEELNFKVILIGDAIDYAPYFAFTFKELGYVGIGKGRGKFSISKILSTNVRNLILQPKEVSEKNYTKLCLHILTPIRIKYERKLIDKLDFHILIRSLLRRLTLLCYFHCGKQPPQIDVKSLIEKAEKVRILNENIRWYDWERYSSRQNTRMKLGGVIGEITYEGSLAPFIPFLKAGEILHIGKGTSFGLGKYEIVDI is encoded by the coding sequence ATGCAGATAAACTATAAAATTCTTGAATTTACTATAAAAGCTGAAACCGAGCTAAAACTGCCAGATTTCAAGGGTTCTGCTTTCAGAGGAGGTTTTGGAAATGTTTTCCGACAGATTACATGCGTTCTTAAGCGATATAATTGCGTAGAATGTCCTCTTAAGGGAAAATGCATTTATGCTTATGTATTTGAAACCGTATCTGATGGAGCATCTGAGTTTCTCAACATGCATAAGTATGAGAAAGTTCCTCATCCCTTTATTTTTGAGCCACCATTAAGCAGAAAAAATACGTTTCAGCCTGAAGAAGAACTCAACTTCAAGGTAATACTCATTGGAGATGCTATAGATTACGCTCCATATTTTGCTTTTACATTTAAAGAACTTGGGTATGTGGGAATTGGCAAAGGCAGGGGTAAATTCAGTATTTCAAAGATTTTATCAACCAATGTTAGAAACCTGATACTACAACCTAAAGAAGTGAGTGAAAAAAATTATACAAAGTTATGTTTACATATCCTTACTCCCATCAGAATAAAGTATGAGCGGAAACTTATAGACAAGCTTGATTTTCACATTCTTATTCGCTCACTCCTAAGAAGACTCACTCTTCTTTGTTACTTTCACTGCGGAAAACAGCCGCCTCAAATTGATGTAAAATCATTGATTGAAAAAGCAGAAAAAGTCAGAATTTTAAACGAAAACATTCGCTGGTATGATTGGGAGAGATACTCATCAAGGCAAAATACCAGAATGAAACTCGGTGGTGTCATTGGCGAGATTACCTATGAAGGCAGTCTTGCTCCATTTATACCTTTTCTGAAAGCTGGTGAAATTCTTCATATAGGCAAAGGAACAAGCTTTGGACTGGGTAAATATGAAATAGTTGACATCTGA
- the csm5 gene encoding type III-A CRISPR-associated RAMP protein Csm5: MIYEVKLHVLSPVHIGCDESYKPTEFVIDTDNSTMIHFNLWQFIENLTDEELQELKRISEKLSATALVELYRFYASCKGKINGRVIPIPKKLAERYREVKQLREEGKILRNFNEFDIPRTFFNAYTQTPLIPGSSVKGSLRTGYLEGLLEESQNKTALIENANPRSPEQLEESILKGKMSTDPFRLLKISDFEPINEVKTKIIYQINVNKLRASVSALSIPLEVIPEGSIFRGNVSLDSPLENSGIREPLNFLNLLLKAHAHYAGIFNGEIDLRKNKGFRMPNISPFIDAIKRRYFLIRIGKHSGAEAVTIKSVRKIKIKTAKGSRWDRTATTIWLASTDKGPDNLSQTIPFGWVMLEVVNADKL, encoded by the coding sequence ATGATTTACGAAGTAAAACTTCATGTATTAAGTCCTGTTCACATTGGCTGTGATGAGAGTTATAAACCTACAGAGTTTGTCATAGATACGGACAATAGCACAATGATCCACTTTAATCTATGGCAATTCATAGAAAACCTTACAGATGAAGAATTGCAGGAACTCAAAAGAATATCTGAAAAGCTATCAGCCACAGCTCTTGTTGAATTATATAGATTTTATGCCAGTTGCAAAGGAAAAATAAATGGCAGAGTTATTCCAATTCCAAAAAAGTTAGCTGAAAGATATAGAGAGGTAAAGCAATTAAGAGAGGAAGGAAAGATTTTAAGAAATTTCAACGAATTTGATATTCCAAGAACCTTTTTTAATGCCTATACACAAACACCTCTGATTCCTGGAAGTTCTGTAAAGGGTTCTCTTAGAACTGGTTATCTTGAAGGACTACTTGAAGAATCACAAAATAAAACGGCTCTAATAGAAAATGCCAATCCCAGAAGTCCTGAACAACTTGAAGAGAGCATTCTTAAAGGGAAAATGTCCACAGATCCTTTCAGGCTTTTGAAAATTTCAGATTTTGAGCCTATCAATGAGGTCAAAACAAAAATTATCTATCAGATAAATGTAAATAAACTCAGAGCATCTGTTTCAGCACTTTCAATTCCTCTGGAAGTTATTCCTGAAGGCAGTATTTTTAGAGGCAATGTAAGCTTAGACAGTCCTTTAGAAAACTCTGGTATAAGAGAACCTCTTAACTTTCTTAATCTTCTTCTTAAAGCCCATGCACATTACGCTGGTATCTTTAACGGTGAAATTGATTTGCGTAAAAATAAAGGCTTTAGAATGCCCAATATATCGCCATTTATAGATGCTATTAAAAGGAGATATTTTCTTATTCGCATCGGAAAGCACTCTGGTGCAGAGGCTGTTACTATAAAAAGCGTAAGAAAAATAAAAATAAAAACAGCAAAAGGTTCAAGATGGGACAGAACAGCAACCACTATCTGGCTTGCCAGTACTGATAAGGGACCAGACAATCTCAGTCAAACAATACCTTTTGGATGGGTTATGCTTGAGGTTGTAAATGCAGATAAACTATAA